A portion of the Halodesulfovibrio sp. MK-HDV genome contains these proteins:
- the xerD gene encoding site-specific tyrosine recombinase XerD, with the protein MNTQPHEILPVSHPFVDSYLQFLLVTRGLSENTLTSYETDLRSFLVFLEDKKYKVEDVTDQSIFLYIMHLRRGGLNSRSLARHLSALRGFFRYCFDENYLNANPVQYLENPKLPKTLPDVLSVEEVQAILEQPDMKKKLGFRDRAILELLYASGLRVTECVTLKPIDLDLQSGLMRVHGKGSKDRIVPMHNAAMQILQLYMRDWRPHFAPIENFVFLNRSGKGLTRQAIWKLVQRYVLKAEVHKNVSPHTFRHSFATHLLDGGADLRTVQLLLGHSDISATEIYTHVQADRLKQIHKQYHPRSRM; encoded by the coding sequence ATGAACACGCAACCTCACGAAATACTTCCAGTCAGCCATCCTTTTGTTGATAGCTATCTTCAGTTTTTACTTGTCACACGTGGACTTTCTGAAAATACGCTTACTTCATATGAAACTGATTTACGCAGCTTTTTAGTTTTTCTCGAAGACAAAAAATACAAGGTTGAAGATGTTACTGATCAATCCATCTTTTTATACATTATGCACCTTCGTCGAGGCGGATTAAATAGCCGCAGCCTTGCGCGCCACCTGTCTGCACTTCGCGGATTTTTCCGATACTGTTTTGACGAGAACTATCTAAACGCCAACCCTGTACAATATTTAGAAAATCCAAAACTTCCTAAAACTCTTCCCGACGTTTTATCTGTAGAAGAAGTTCAAGCGATACTTGAACAACCAGATATGAAAAAGAAACTAGGATTTCGCGACCGCGCAATTCTTGAATTACTCTACGCTTCTGGTTTACGCGTTACAGAGTGTGTTACTCTGAAGCCTATTGACCTTGATCTCCAAAGTGGATTGATGCGTGTACACGGTAAAGGCTCTAAAGATCGAATAGTTCCGATGCACAATGCAGCCATGCAAATTTTGCAATTGTATATGCGAGATTGGCGACCACACTTTGCCCCAATTGAAAATTTTGTTTTCCTTAACCGATCCGGCAAAGGATTAACCAGGCAAGCTATTTGGAAACTGGTACAGCGTTACGTGTTAAAAGCCGAAGTTCATAAAAATGTATCTCCCCATACGTTTAGACATTCGTTTGCAACACATTTACTGGACGGCGGCGCAGATTTACGTACCGTTCAATTACTGTTGGGACACTCAGATATTTCTGCCACAGAAATATACACACATGTTCAGGCAGACAGACTTAAACAAATCCATAAGCAATACCACCCACGTTCAAGGATGTAA